The proteins below are encoded in one region of Amorphus orientalis:
- the mnmE gene encoding tRNA uridine-5-carboxymethylaminomethyl(34) synthesis GTPase MnmE, which yields MRAYAETIVALSSGALPAGIAVVRLSGPAAFDQARQVCGGIPGDRKLRLRTLCDPETGETLDQALVAGFAGPDTVTGEDLVEFHCHGGPAVVRAVLRVLTRAPGLRLAEAGEFTRRGFENGRLDLAAVEGLADLISAETEGQRRQAVRQAGGFIGGQVEAWRARLIQALAIVESGLDFADEDDVPDDGEAAAMGDIAALADELAAALVDGERGERLRRGLEVAIVGPPNAGKSSLLNALARRDVAIVTATPGTTRDVLEVDLDLSGYPIRLLDTAGLRRTEDPIELEGIRRARDRAASADVVLVLVPPVGEGVSRETFPDHPNVVRVGTKADLDPDYGRDAPDLTVSAVSERGLDPLISRLGWLAADQLSGGEDALVTRERHRTELMEAERELWAALSDGLPAEARAEHLRRAGVAFGRLTGRIDPEEVLGAVFSTFCIGK from the coding sequence ATGAGGGCCTACGCTGAGACGATCGTTGCCCTTTCCTCCGGAGCGCTTCCGGCTGGAATTGCTGTCGTTCGCCTGAGCGGTCCCGCGGCGTTCGACCAGGCGCGGCAGGTTTGCGGGGGGATACCGGGCGACCGGAAACTGAGGTTGCGGACGCTATGCGACCCGGAAACCGGCGAGACGCTGGATCAGGCGCTGGTCGCAGGCTTCGCGGGCCCGGACACCGTAACCGGCGAAGATCTCGTCGAGTTCCATTGTCATGGCGGACCCGCGGTCGTTCGGGCGGTGCTGCGGGTGTTGACCCGGGCGCCGGGACTGCGACTTGCGGAAGCCGGCGAATTCACCCGGCGCGGGTTCGAGAACGGGCGGCTGGATCTCGCTGCCGTCGAGGGACTGGCCGACCTGATCTCTGCGGAGACGGAAGGGCAGCGTCGGCAGGCGGTGCGGCAGGCGGGCGGTTTTATCGGCGGCCAGGTGGAAGCGTGGCGGGCGCGGCTGATCCAGGCGCTTGCGATCGTCGAGAGCGGGCTGGATTTCGCCGACGAGGACGATGTGCCGGACGACGGCGAAGCGGCGGCAATGGGGGATATTGCGGCGCTCGCCGATGAGCTTGCCGCCGCTCTCGTGGACGGGGAGCGGGGAGAGCGGCTGAGGCGTGGTCTGGAGGTCGCGATCGTGGGGCCGCCGAATGCCGGAAAGTCCAGCCTTCTGAATGCGTTGGCGCGCAGGGACGTGGCCATCGTGACGGCCACTCCGGGCACGACGCGGGATGTTCTCGAGGTCGATCTGGACCTGTCCGGCTATCCGATCCGGTTGCTCGATACGGCCGGACTGCGGCGAACCGAGGATCCGATCGAGCTGGAAGGGATCCGGCGGGCGCGGGATCGAGCGGCTTCGGCGGATGTGGTCCTCGTTCTGGTTCCCCCGGTCGGCGAAGGGGTTTCACGTGAAACCTTTCCGGATCATCCCAACGTGGTCCGGGTGGGAACCAAGGCCGATCTCGATCCCGACTACGGCAGGGACGCGCCGGACCTGACGGTGTCGGCCGTGTCGGAGCGTGGTCTCGACCCACTGATTTCCCGGCTCGGGTGGCTCGCCGCCGATCAGCTTTCGGGTGGCGAGGATGCGCTCGTGACGCGGGAACGTCATCGCACGGAGCTGATGGAAGCCGAGCGGGAGCTCTGGGCTGCGTTGTCGGACGGGTTGCCTGCGGAGGCGCGGGCGGAGCATCTGCGCAGGGCAGGGGTTGCATTCGGCCGGCTTACGGGCCGAATTGATCCGGAAGAAGTCCTAGGAGCCGTGTTTTCGACATTCTGCATCGGCAAATGA